The following coding sequences are from one Novosphingobium sp. Gsoil 351 window:
- a CDS encoding HAD family hydrolase, with the protein MIASGREAGKVQTVVFDVGRVLYQWDLRFLFAKLIPDPARLEWFVTTVVTPEWHFQHDAGRPIAEMVAERSAEFPAEAALIEAYACRFNESIPGPVPGSLELVEALLTRAVPLHGITNFGADTWAGFRPTAPVFDAFRDVIVSGVEKLAKPDPAIYALAERRFGYAPEAMLFIDDSLPNVEAARARGWRAHHFVDAGGLRRS; encoded by the coding sequence TTGATCGCGTCCGGCCGCGAGGCTGGAAAAGTCCAGACAGTTGTCTTCGACGTTGGCCGGGTCCTCTACCAGTGGGACCTGCGGTTTCTATTCGCCAAGCTGATACCCGATCCCGCGCGGCTCGAATGGTTCGTGACCACCGTGGTCACGCCTGAGTGGCATTTCCAGCATGATGCCGGTCGTCCGATCGCGGAGATGGTCGCCGAACGTTCGGCGGAGTTTCCGGCCGAAGCCGCGCTGATCGAAGCCTACGCCTGTCGCTTCAACGAAAGCATACCCGGGCCGGTGCCGGGCAGCCTCGAGCTGGTCGAGGCGTTGCTGACGCGCGCTGTCCCCTTGCACGGCATCACCAATTTCGGCGCCGATACCTGGGCCGGCTTCCGCCCCACAGCTCCGGTGTTCGACGCCTTTCGCGACGTGATCGTCTCGGGCGTGGAGAAGCTCGCCAAGCCCGACCCGGCGATCTACGCGCTGGCCGAGCGGCGCTTCGGCTATGCCCCGGAAGCGATGCTGTTCATCGATGATTCGCTGCCCAACGTGGAGGCGGCGCGGGCGCGGGGGTGGCGCGCGCACCATTTCGTCGATGCGGGGGGCTTGAGGCGGAGCTGA
- the ubiG gene encoding bifunctional 2-polyprenyl-6-hydroxyphenol methylase/3-demethylubiquinol 3-O-methyltransferase UbiG — MDNATTATIRADEAAHFGKLAAEWWDPKGSSAMLHRINPVRLGFVREAIDAHWGGDAAALRPLAGKRALDVGCGAGLLCEPLARLGAAVTGVDAAAENIAMASDHAAGAGLDIAYRAGELSALDLGRFDLVTAMEVLEHVADKPAFVAALAASLAPGGLLILSTPNRTLQSRLLLVGAAELVGAIPRGTHHWDDFVIPLELRDLLDTAGLVMGKPRGIAWSPGKGLHLSDDLALNYIVTATAASPTGALATSVLLT, encoded by the coding sequence ATGGATAACGCAACCACCGCCACGATCAGGGCAGACGAGGCCGCGCACTTCGGCAAGCTGGCGGCCGAGTGGTGGGATCCCAAGGGCTCGTCGGCGATGCTCCACCGGATCAATCCCGTGCGCCTCGGTTTCGTGCGCGAGGCGATCGATGCGCACTGGGGCGGCGATGCGGCAGCGCTCAGGCCCCTGGCCGGCAAGCGCGCCCTGGACGTCGGCTGCGGCGCGGGGTTGCTGTGCGAGCCGCTGGCCCGGCTCGGCGCGGCGGTGACCGGGGTCGATGCGGCGGCGGAAAATATCGCGATGGCCAGCGATCACGCGGCCGGGGCGGGGCTGGACATCGCCTACCGCGCCGGAGAACTGTCCGCGCTCGATCTGGGCCGGTTCGACCTCGTCACGGCCATGGAAGTGCTCGAGCATGTCGCCGACAAGCCCGCGTTTGTCGCCGCGCTGGCCGCAAGCCTCGCGCCCGGTGGCCTGCTGATCCTGTCGACCCCCAACCGCACGCTCCAATCCCGCCTGCTGCTGGTCGGTGCGGCGGAGCTGGTCGGGGCGATCCCGCGGGGCACACATCATTGGGACGATTTCGTCATCCCGCTCGAACTGCGCGACTTGCTGGACACGGCGGGGCTCGTGATGGGCAAACCGCGCGGAATCGCCTGGTCGCCGGGCAAAGGCCTGCACCTTTCGGACGACCTGGCGCTGAACTACATCGTCACCGCCACGGCCGCTTCGCCAACCGGCGCCCTTGCAACCAGCGTATTACTCACCTAA
- the katG gene encoding catalase/peroxidase HPI, whose amino-acid sequence MDAVTGSMAGGCPVGKDGGVRALLGRQNRDWWPDALAVDILAANGSADPMGPDFDYATAFNTLDYNALKADLTALMTDSQPWWPADYGHYGPFFIRMAWHAAGTYRTGDGRGGANSGQQRFAPLNSWPDNGNLDKARRLLWPIKQKYGQSISWADLFILAGNVAIESMGGPVFGFGGGRADVYEPEKDIYWGDEDKWVNEGVQTRIDPERGLEDLDGPLAAIQMGLIYVNPEGPGGNPDPLQSARDIKATFLRMAMNSEETVALTAGGHTFGKAHGNGDASLLGKAPAGGDLASLGFGWTSSAEHGGIGEHTVTSGIEGSWVNTPTSWSENYFRLLLDYEYELVHSPAGAQQWQPINQKPEDMAPAAWDPSVKVPTMMTTADMALKMDPEFRVISEKFRADHEAFKDAFARAWFKLCHRDMGPRIRYQGPEVPAEDLIWQDPIPAGTKPSDADVAAVKAKIASSGLTVSQLVKTAWASASTYRKSDHRGGANGARIRLAPQKDWDVNEPAELAKVLSTLDGLRGSLSMADAIVLGGVVGLEKAMEGTGFSVPVPFSGGRGDATAEQTDAESFDWLEPRADAFRNYLPKKLRVKTEEMMLDRASLLGLSVPELTVLIAGLRVLGVNHGGRGHGSFTKRQGQLTNDFLVHLLDMTNVWKAVDGSDEEEFVATDRTSGGETWRATRADLVFGSNSELRAVAEVYAEKGHEQKFVKDFVKAWTKVMNADRFDLGKGVEAN is encoded by the coding sequence ATGGACGCGGTAACCGGATCGATGGCGGGCGGCTGCCCGGTGGGCAAGGACGGCGGGGTGCGCGCGCTGCTTGGGAGGCAGAACCGCGACTGGTGGCCCGATGCGCTGGCGGTCGACATCCTCGCCGCCAATGGCAGCGCCGATCCGATGGGGCCGGACTTTGACTACGCGACCGCGTTCAACACGCTCGATTACAACGCGCTCAAGGCCGATCTCACCGCGCTGATGACCGACAGCCAGCCCTGGTGGCCGGCCGACTACGGCCACTACGGTCCGTTCTTCATCCGCATGGCGTGGCACGCCGCGGGCACCTATCGCACCGGCGACGGGCGCGGTGGCGCCAATTCAGGCCAGCAGCGATTTGCCCCGCTCAACTCGTGGCCCGACAACGGCAACCTCGACAAGGCGCGGCGCCTGCTGTGGCCGATCAAGCAGAAATACGGTCAGAGCATCAGCTGGGCCGACCTGTTCATCCTGGCCGGGAATGTCGCGATCGAATCGATGGGCGGCCCGGTGTTCGGCTTCGGCGGCGGTCGCGCCGACGTCTATGAGCCCGAGAAGGACATCTACTGGGGCGACGAGGACAAGTGGGTCAACGAAGGCGTCCAGACCCGGATCGATCCCGAGCGGGGTCTCGAGGATCTCGACGGGCCTCTGGCGGCGATCCAGATGGGGCTGATCTACGTCAATCCCGAGGGGCCGGGCGGCAACCCCGATCCGCTGCAGTCGGCGCGCGACATCAAGGCGACCTTCTTGCGCATGGCGATGAACTCGGAAGAGACCGTCGCACTGACCGCGGGCGGGCACACCTTTGGCAAGGCCCACGGCAACGGCGACGCCTCGCTGCTCGGCAAGGCTCCCGCGGGCGGCGATCTTGCTTCGCTCGGCTTCGGCTGGACCAGCAGCGCCGAACATGGCGGGATCGGTGAGCACACCGTTACCAGCGGGATTGAGGGATCGTGGGTCAATACCCCCACCTCATGGTCTGAGAACTATTTCCGCCTGCTGCTCGATTACGAGTACGAACTCGTCCACTCGCCCGCCGGCGCGCAGCAGTGGCAGCCGATCAACCAGAAGCCCGAAGATATGGCGCCTGCGGCATGGGATCCCAGCGTCAAGGTTCCGACGATGATGACCACCGCGGACATGGCGCTGAAGATGGACCCCGAATTCCGCGTGATCTCGGAGAAATTCCGCGCCGATCACGAGGCCTTCAAGGACGCCTTCGCGCGCGCCTGGTTCAAGCTGTGCCACCGCGATATGGGACCAAGGATCCGCTACCAGGGTCCGGAAGTCCCCGCCGAGGACCTGATCTGGCAGGACCCGATCCCCGCCGGAACCAAACCCTCGGACGCCGACGTTGCGGCGGTCAAGGCGAAGATCGCATCCAGCGGCCTGACCGTGAGCCAACTGGTCAAGACCGCGTGGGCCTCGGCCAGCACCTATCGCAAGTCGGATCACCGCGGCGGCGCCAACGGCGCGCGCATCCGGCTCGCGCCCCAGAAGGACTGGGACGTCAACGAACCCGCCGAACTGGCCAAGGTGTTGTCGACCCTCGACGGATTGCGCGGTTCGCTGTCGATGGCCGATGCGATCGTGCTCGGCGGCGTTGTCGGGCTCGAGAAGGCGATGGAGGGCACCGGCTTCAGCGTTCCCGTGCCGTTTAGCGGCGGGCGCGGCGATGCGACCGCCGAGCAGACCGACGCCGAAAGCTTCGACTGGCTTGAACCGCGGGCCGATGCGTTCCGCAACTACCTGCCCAAGAAGCTGCGGGTGAAGACCGAGGAGATGATGCTCGATCGCGCCTCGCTGCTTGGGCTTTCGGTGCCTGAACTGACGGTACTGATCGCGGGCTTGCGCGTGCTGGGCGTCAATCACGGCGGTCGCGGCCACGGCAGCTTCACCAAGCGTCAGGGCCAACTGACCAACGACTTCCTGGTCCACCTGCTCGACATGACCAACGTCTGGAAGGCAGTCGACGGCAGCGACGAGGAGGAATTCGTCGCCACCGACCGGACGAGCGGCGGAGAAACGTGGCGTGCGACGCGCGCCGACCTGGTGTTCGGATCGAATTCGGAACTGCGCGCGGTCGCCGAGGTCTATGCCGAGAAGGGGCACGAGCAGAAGTTCGTCAAGGACTTCGTCAAGGCCTGGACTAAGGTGATGAACGCCGATCGCTTCGACCTCGGCAAGGGTGTCGAGGCCAACTGA
- a CDS encoding aspartyl protease family protein: protein MKPPPRPRTDHWPILLAAALAFAGPSALAAAPKPVRVAPVEMPRLPPAVIDDALAVGGDDIDARKVRTRLTVAVQINGSGPYQFLVDSGADSSVVGQRIARALQLPAGRPVILNGITASARVERVLVGELTLGPSTIRDLELPALEERDMGGQGMLGIDALVEQRLMMDFEKRQIKVEDSRRPAPRLDGEFILVARKRRGQLILTQVRAANLPVEAVIDTGSEITIGNLALRDKLIRNNRSNRDKFVTIEVVGVTGVTVPLQVARIGELRLGSVTLRDVPMAFADVPPFTVFGLDKEPSLLLGTDLLETFRRVSLDFRARRVRFQLRRCGTTGIFINTSSSVARTRLSSGDNPEVCRR from the coding sequence GTGAAACCACCGCCGCGCCCGCGCACAGATCACTGGCCGATCCTCCTCGCGGCGGCGTTGGCGTTTGCGGGACCCTCCGCGCTGGCTGCGGCGCCCAAGCCGGTCCGCGTCGCGCCCGTGGAAATGCCTCGGCTACCGCCTGCGGTGATCGACGATGCGCTTGCCGTGGGCGGCGACGATATCGACGCGCGCAAGGTCCGCACCCGATTGACCGTAGCGGTGCAGATCAACGGAAGCGGGCCGTATCAATTCCTGGTCGATAGCGGCGCGGACAGTTCGGTGGTCGGCCAGCGGATCGCGCGGGCGCTGCAACTGCCCGCGGGAAGACCGGTGATCCTCAACGGGATAACCGCCAGCGCCCGGGTCGAGCGGGTGCTGGTCGGCGAGTTGACGCTCGGCCCGAGCACGATCCGTGATTTGGAACTGCCTGCGCTCGAAGAACGCGACATGGGCGGCCAAGGGATGCTGGGCATCGACGCTCTGGTCGAGCAGCGGCTGATGATGGACTTCGAGAAGCGCCAGATAAAGGTCGAGGATTCGCGCCGCCCGGCGCCGCGCCTCGACGGCGAGTTCATCCTCGTCGCGCGCAAACGGCGCGGGCAATTGATACTGACTCAGGTCCGCGCCGCCAATCTGCCGGTGGAGGCGGTGATCGACACCGGCTCGGAAATCACCATCGGCAACCTCGCCCTGCGCGACAAGCTGATCCGCAACAATCGCAGCAACCGCGACAAGTTCGTGACGATCGAGGTCGTCGGGGTGACCGGGGTCACGGTGCCGCTGCAAGTGGCGCGGATCGGCGAACTGCGGCTCGGCTCGGTGACCTTGCGCGATGTTCCGATGGCGTTCGCGGATGTCCCGCCGTTCACGGTGTTCGGACTCGACAAGGAACCTTCGCTGCTGCTGGGGACCGACCTGCTCGAGACATTTCGCCGCGTTTCGCTCGATTTCCGGGCGCGCAGGGTCCGGTTTCAACTCAGGCGTTGCGGCACCACCGGGATCTTCATCAATACCTCGTCGTCGGTCGCGCGGACCCGGCTGTCATCGGGCGACAATCCGGAAGTCTGCCGGCGCTAG
- a CDS encoding toxic anion resistance protein: MAPTPTQTATTAKLELTAPDPVPVVAPEQAIGLVPVSDENRSKLETKVEAFVADLVAQDAASPEFGKRVDQLTNMGRKEIAAAAAMSNRFLDRPVRAMDKETGVGANLAELRRTVEQLDPGKKGQLSTGRKILGIIPFGNSLKNYFTSYQSAQGHIQSVLGHLASGKDELLMDNAAIDVERQNLWKAMGDLEQMIHISRTLDGKLEDKANELDHTDPAKAKAIRESALFYVRQRTQDLLTQMAVTVQGYLALDLVKKNNVELVKGVDRASTTTVGALRTAVTVAQAMTNQRLVLQQITALNETTAGMIDSTGKLLREQTGRIHEQAASSTIPMETLQRAFQNIYDTMDNIDTFKLKALDSMKQTVETLTGEVEKSRAYIARAEGASQAKLANDAPSMLSLEG; this comes from the coding sequence ATGGCTCCCACGCCCACGCAGACCGCAACCACGGCCAAGCTTGAACTGACCGCGCCCGATCCGGTGCCGGTCGTCGCGCCGGAACAGGCGATCGGGCTGGTCCCGGTCTCGGACGAAAACCGCTCGAAGCTGGAGACCAAGGTCGAAGCGTTCGTCGCCGACCTGGTTGCGCAGGACGCGGCCAGCCCCGAGTTCGGCAAGCGGGTCGATCAGCTGACCAACATGGGGCGCAAGGAGATCGCGGCCGCGGCGGCGATGTCGAACCGGTTCCTCGACCGCCCGGTACGCGCAATGGACAAGGAAACCGGCGTCGGCGCCAACCTTGCCGAACTTCGCCGCACGGTCGAGCAGCTCGATCCGGGCAAGAAGGGGCAGCTTTCCACCGGGCGCAAGATTCTCGGTATCATCCCGTTCGGCAACAGCCTCAAGAACTACTTCACCAGCTATCAGTCGGCCCAGGGCCACATCCAGTCGGTGCTCGGCCACCTCGCCTCGGGCAAGGACGAGCTGCTGATGGACAACGCCGCGATCGACGTAGAGCGCCAGAACCTGTGGAAGGCGATGGGCGATCTCGAACAGATGATCCACATCAGCCGCACCCTCGACGGCAAGCTGGAAGACAAGGCCAACGAGCTCGATCACACCGATCCGGCCAAGGCCAAGGCGATCCGCGAGAGCGCGCTGTTCTACGTCCGCCAGCGCACCCAGGACCTGCTCACCCAGATGGCGGTGACGGTGCAAGGCTATCTCGCGCTCGATCTGGTCAAGAAGAACAACGTCGAGCTGGTCAAGGGCGTCGATCGCGCCAGCACCACCACCGTCGGCGCGCTGCGCACCGCGGTGACCGTGGCCCAGGCGATGACCAATCAGCGGCTGGTGCTCCAGCAGATCACCGCGCTCAACGAGACCACCGCGGGGATGATAGATTCGACTGGCAAGCTGCTGCGCGAGCAGACCGGGCGGATCCACGAGCAGGCGGCCAGCAGCACGATCCCGATGGAAACGCTCCAGCGCGCCTTCCAGAATATCTACGACACAATGGACAACATCGACACCTTCAAGCTCAAGGCGCTCGATTCGATGAAGCAGACGGTCGAGACGCTGACCGGCGAGGTCGAGAAGTCGCGCGCCTACATCGCTCGGGCCGAAGGCGCTTCGCAGGCCAAGCTGGCGAACGATGCGCCCTCGATGCTCAGTCTCGAGGGCTGA
- a CDS encoding nitronate monooxygenase family protein, producing the protein MTSYPLTAHLMQRGRDFLGSEYAILCGAMSWVSERHLVSAISEAGGFGVIACGAMTPDLLDAEIAATAALTKRPFGVNLITMHPQLFDLIEVCVRHKVGHVVLAGGIPPKGSVEAIKEAGAKVLCFAPTLALGKKLLRSGADALVIEGMEAGGHIGPVSTSVLAQEILPALAEEHLVFVAGGIGRGEAVAGYLEMNACGVQLGTRFACATESIAHPAFKKAFFRASARDAVASVQVDPRLPVIPVRALKNSGTELFTAKQLEVAKALDEDGIAMGEAQLQIEHYWAGALRRAVIDGDVEHGSLMAGQSVGMVTQEEPVAEIVASLMAQSEAALGRR; encoded by the coding sequence ATGACCAGCTATCCCCTCACCGCCCACCTGATGCAGCGCGGGCGCGATTTCCTCGGCAGCGAATACGCGATCCTTTGCGGCGCGATGAGCTGGGTGTCCGAGCGCCATCTCGTCTCCGCGATAAGCGAGGCGGGCGGCTTTGGGGTGATCGCCTGCGGAGCAATGACCCCGGACCTGCTCGACGCCGAAATCGCGGCGACCGCGGCGCTGACCAAACGCCCGTTCGGGGTCAACCTGATCACGATGCACCCGCAGTTGTTCGATCTGATCGAGGTCTGCGTGCGCCACAAGGTCGGTCACGTCGTGCTCGCGGGCGGCATTCCACCCAAAGGCAGTGTCGAGGCGATCAAGGAGGCGGGGGCCAAGGTCCTCTGTTTCGCGCCGACATTGGCGCTGGGCAAGAAGCTGCTGCGCTCGGGCGCCGACGCGCTGGTGATCGAGGGGATGGAGGCGGGAGGCCATATCGGCCCGGTTTCGACCAGCGTGCTCGCGCAGGAAATTCTTCCGGCACTGGCCGAGGAACACCTGGTGTTCGTCGCGGGCGGGATCGGTCGGGGCGAAGCGGTTGCCGGTTATCTCGAGATGAACGCCTGCGGAGTTCAACTCGGCACGCGGTTTGCCTGCGCGACCGAAAGCATCGCCCACCCCGCGTTCAAGAAGGCGTTCTTCCGCGCCAGCGCGCGCGATGCGGTCGCCAGCGTCCAGGTCGATCCGCGGCTCCCGGTAATCCCGGTCCGCGCGCTCAAGAATTCGGGTACCGAACTGTTCACCGCCAAGCAGCTCGAAGTGGCCAAGGCGCTCGACGAGGACGGCATCGCGATGGGCGAGGCGCAGCTCCAGATCGAGCACTACTGGGCCGGCGCGCTGCGCCGTGCGGTCATCGACGGCGATGTCGAGCACGGCAGCTTGATGGCCGGGCAGAGCGTGGGGATGGTGACCCAGGAAGAGCCGGTGGCGGAGATTGTCGCATCGCTGATGGCCCAGAGCGAGGCGGCGCTGGGGCGGCGCTAG
- the ykgO gene encoding type B 50S ribosomal protein L36, which translates to MKIRNSLKSLKDRHRDNRVIRRRGRTYVINKTNRRFKARQG; encoded by the coding sequence ATGAAGATTCGCAACAGCCTCAAGTCGCTGAAGGACCGCCACCGCGACAACCGCGTGATTCGCCGCCGCGGCCGCACTTACGTGATCAACAAGACCAACCGCCGCTTCAAGGCGCGCCAGGGTTGA
- a CDS encoding mannose-1-phosphate guanylyltransferase encodes MSKIVPVILCGGSGTRLWPRSRATKPKPFLPLVGTQTLFEATQSRCTGHDDFAPPVVVTGTGHLTHVEEQLIDAAAQVIVEPQARNTAAAIALAALRLPADAVMLVCPSDHHIGDCAAFTVAAVGAAALARDGWLVAFGIRATAPETGFGYIRQGAPLGDAGFQVSRFVEKPDLATAQGFLRDGGYHWNGGIFAFAAGTFLAELEQHRPKIAAAAREAVAQGREDGCRFHPGAAAFARIDSESVDYAVMENTTRAAMVHADMAWSDIGNWQALHAALDRDESGNTHDGRAELVDCRNVMVTSDGPRVSVIGASDLIIVIDGDEVLVTTADGAQQVGKLRGAANQ; translated from the coding sequence ATGAGCAAAATCGTCCCCGTCATCCTGTGCGGAGGCAGTGGCACACGACTGTGGCCGCGCAGCCGCGCGACCAAGCCCAAGCCGTTCCTCCCGCTAGTCGGCACGCAGACGCTATTCGAAGCGACGCAGAGTCGCTGCACCGGACACGACGATTTCGCGCCTCCTGTGGTGGTGACCGGAACTGGACACCTGACCCACGTCGAGGAACAACTGATCGATGCCGCCGCGCAAGTGATCGTCGAGCCACAGGCGCGCAACACCGCCGCCGCGATCGCGCTGGCGGCGCTGCGCTTGCCCGCCGACGCGGTGATGCTGGTCTGCCCCAGTGACCATCACATCGGCGACTGCGCGGCCTTCACCGTCGCTGCGGTGGGCGCGGCAGCGCTGGCGCGCGACGGCTGGCTGGTGGCGTTCGGGATCCGGGCGACCGCACCGGAAACCGGATTCGGCTATATCCGCCAAGGCGCGCCGCTCGGCGATGCGGGGTTTCAGGTGTCGCGTTTCGTCGAGAAGCCCGATCTGGCCACCGCGCAAGGGTTCCTGCGCGACGGCGGCTATCACTGGAACGGCGGCATCTTTGCGTTCGCGGCGGGGACGTTTCTGGCCGAGCTTGAACAGCACCGTCCCAAGATCGCCGCGGCGGCACGCGAGGCGGTGGCGCAGGGCCGCGAGGACGGCTGCCGGTTCCATCCCGGCGCGGCAGCCTTCGCGCGGATCGACAGCGAATCGGTCGACTACGCGGTGATGGAGAACACAACCCGCGCGGCGATGGTACACGCCGACATGGCCTGGTCGGACATCGGCAACTGGCAGGCGCTCCACGCCGCGCTCGACCGGGACGAATCGGGAAACACTCACGATGGCAGGGCCGAGCTCGTGGACTGCCGCAACGTGATGGTCACAAGCGATGGTCCGCGTGTCTCTGTGATCGGGGCGAGCGACCTGATCATCGTCATCGACGGCGATGAGGTGCTGGTCACTACCGCCGACGGAGCGCAGCAGGTCGGCAAGCTCCGCGGGGCCGCGAACCAATGA
- a CDS encoding polyhydroxyalkanoic acid system family protein: MRVAIPHKLGKAEVRRRLTERTPDLAGFIPGGFAQVDHGWIDEDHMRLTVGALGQSIESRLDVEDHQVVVNVDLPPQLAFVGAAIEAGIRNKATKLLT; the protein is encoded by the coding sequence ATGCGCGTCGCTATCCCCCACAAGCTGGGCAAGGCGGAAGTCCGCCGCCGCCTGACCGAGCGCACCCCCGACCTTGCCGGATTCATCCCCGGCGGCTTCGCCCAGGTCGATCACGGCTGGATCGACGAGGACCACATGCGACTGACCGTGGGCGCGCTCGGCCAGTCGATCGAATCGCGCCTCGATGTCGAGGATCATCAGGTGGTGGTGAACGTCGACCTGCCGCCGCAGCTGGCGTTCGTCGGCGCGGCGATCGAGGCGGGAATCCGCAACAAGGCCACCAAACTGCTCACGTGA
- a CDS encoding class I mannose-6-phosphate isomerase — translation MSGLPIRTVAKPWGREVLPPPFAAPPGEKIGEIWFEPPRELPSLLVKYIFTSEKLSVQVHPDDAQACAAGLGANGKEECWLVIDAEPGATLGVGFRKPLSRPAMRAAALDGSIEGLLVWHPVRAGDFFYIPANTVHAIGAGVGLIEVQQNADITYRLYDYGRPRELHLDEGVAVARGELHDPALRRHVAERGTCELADGRYFQLYRIDGEPDEAVRAAYAGPLLVVPLAGAIGLHGEVLEPGGCGYAPGIDAVTFDRAGRCLIARPK, via the coding sequence GTGAGCGGGCTGCCCATCCGCACGGTAGCCAAGCCATGGGGTCGCGAGGTGCTGCCCCCACCGTTCGCCGCGCCTCCGGGCGAGAAGATCGGCGAAATCTGGTTCGAGCCGCCGCGCGAACTGCCGAGCCTGCTGGTCAAGTACATCTTCACTTCCGAAAAGCTCTCGGTTCAGGTCCATCCCGACGACGCGCAGGCGTGCGCTGCGGGACTTGGCGCGAATGGCAAGGAAGAATGCTGGCTTGTGATCGACGCGGAACCCGGCGCGACGCTGGGCGTGGGCTTTCGCAAGCCACTGTCGCGACCGGCGATGCGTGCCGCCGCTCTCGATGGTTCGATCGAGGGTCTGCTCGTCTGGCACCCGGTTCGGGCGGGCGATTTCTTCTACATCCCCGCCAACACCGTCCATGCGATCGGCGCCGGGGTCGGTTTGATCGAGGTCCAGCAGAACGCCGACATCACCTATCGCCTGTACGACTACGGCCGCCCGCGCGAACTGCATCTCGACGAGGGCGTAGCCGTAGCGCGGGGCGAGCTGCACGATCCCGCGCTGCGCCGCCATGTTGCCGAGCGCGGCACGTGCGAGCTGGCCGACGGACGCTATTTCCAGCTCTACCGGATCGATGGCGAGCCCGATGAAGCCGTCCGCGCCGCCTATGCAGGGCCGCTGCTGGTCGTCCCGCTCGCGGGAGCGATCGGTCTGCACGGCGAAGTGCTGGAACCCGGCGGTTGCGGGTATGCGCCGGGCATTGACGCGGTGACTTTCGATCGCGCGGGCAGATGTCTGATCGCGCGTCCGAAGTAG
- a CDS encoding aspartate kinase, producing the protein MARIVMKFGGTSMAGTERIRRVARIVQRQQAAGHEVAVVVSAMAGETDRLVNFAREANPLYDPAEYDVVVASGEQVTSGLLALTLQALGCKARSWLGWQLPVRTVGAHAKARIDDIPAEALIASMASGEIAVIPGFQGLSDDNRVTTLGRGGSDTSAVAVAAAVKADRCDIYTDVDGVYTTDPRIVAKARKLKTVTYEEMLELASVGAKVLQTRSVGLAMKEGVRVQVLSSFIDDDAPPADSIPGTMIVSDAEVEGQDMERQLITGIAHDKNEAKITLTRVPDKPGSVAHIFGPLAAASINVDMIIQNVAKDKGETDVTFTVPRTDLARSLAMLEAKQSEIGFYRLISDAHVAKISVVGVGMKSHAGVAATMFKSLADRAINIQAISTSEIKVSVLIDEDETELAVRVLHTAYGLDAVDAAA; encoded by the coding sequence TTGGCCCGGATCGTGATGAAGTTCGGCGGCACCAGCATGGCCGGGACCGAGCGCATCCGCCGTGTCGCGCGGATCGTTCAGCGCCAGCAGGCTGCCGGGCACGAGGTCGCGGTGGTGGTCAGCGCGATGGCGGGCGAGACCGACCGCCTGGTCAATTTCGCGCGCGAGGCCAATCCGCTGTACGATCCCGCCGAATACGACGTGGTCGTCGCCAGCGGCGAGCAGGTCACCAGCGGGCTGCTGGCTCTCACCCTGCAAGCATTGGGTTGCAAGGCGCGTTCGTGGCTTGGCTGGCAGTTGCCCGTCCGCACCGTCGGCGCGCACGCCAAGGCGCGGATCGACGACATTCCCGCCGAGGCGCTTATCGCCTCGATGGCGAGCGGCGAAATCGCGGTGATCCCCGGGTTCCAGGGCCTGTCCGACGACAACCGCGTCACCACGCTGGGCCGCGGCGGTTCCGACACCAGCGCCGTAGCAGTGGCGGCGGCGGTCAAGGCCGATCGCTGCGACATCTACACCGACGTCGACGGGGTCTATACCACCGACCCGCGGATCGTCGCCAAGGCGCGCAAGCTCAAGACCGTGACTTACGAGGAGATGCTCGAACTCGCCAGCGTGGGCGCCAAGGTGCTCCAGACCCGTTCGGTCGGGCTGGCAATGAAGGAGGGCGTGCGCGTCCAGGTCTTGAGCTCGTTTATCGACGACGACGCGCCCCCCGCCGACAGCATTCCCGGCACGATGATCGTCAGCGACGCCGAAGTGGAAGGACAGGACATGGAACGCCAGCTCATCACCGGCATCGCCCACGACAAGAACGAGGCCAAGATCACGCTGACCCGGGTGCCCGACAAGCCCGGCTCGGTCGCGCACATCTTCGGGCCGCTGGCTGCCGCCAGCATCAACGTCGACATGATCATCCAGAACGTCGCCAAGGATAAGGGCGAGACCGACGTGACCTTCACGGTGCCGCGCACCGATCTGGCCCGCAGCCTGGCGATGCTCGAGGCCAAGCAGAGCGAGATCGGGTTCTACCGCCTGATCTCGGACGCCCACGTCGCCAAGATCAGCGTGGTCGGAGTCGGAATGAAGAGCCACGCGGGCGTGGCCGCGACGATGTTCAAGAGCTTGGCGGACCGCGCGATCAACATTCAGGCGATCAGCACCAGCGAGATCAAAGTCAGCGTGCTGATCGACGAGGACGAAACCGAACTCGCGGTACGGGTGCTCCACACCGCGTACGGGCTCGACGCGGTCGACGCGGCGGCCTGA